Proteins from a single region of Calonectris borealis chromosome 14, bCalBor7.hap1.2, whole genome shotgun sequence:
- the LOC142088434 gene encoding LOW QUALITY PROTEIN: olfactory receptor 4S2-like (The sequence of the model RefSeq protein was modified relative to this genomic sequence to represent the inferred CDS: inserted 2 bases in 1 codon), with protein MSQKDSKGNMLNIEHTSGPVYMVSMENXNNVTEFILHGLTQDKTVAKVCFSLFLVFYATIILGNLLIIITIKTSEQLNSPMYFFLSYLSFIDISYSTVTSPKLIYDLLVEKTTISFVGCIAQLFAGHFFGCTEIFLLTVMAYDRCIAIYKLLHYTNIANKHVCGWLVAASWVGGFVHSVVQTLLTLQLPFCGPNEIDHYFCDVHPLLKLACTDTYIIGVTVAANSGVISPSCFVVLVVSYAVILVSLRTRSSEGCLKALYTCASHITVVVLFFGLCIFIYMRPSTTFSVDKMVSVFYTIITPMLNPLIYTLRNEEVKNVMKKLWSRKVKRSEK; from the exons ATGTCCcaaaaagacagcaaaggaaaTATGCTCAATATTGAACATACCAGTG gTCCTGTCTACATGGTGTCTATGGAGAA AAACAACGTGACGGAGTTCATCCTCCATGGACTGACACAAGATAAGACAGTAGCAAAAGTGTGCTTCTCATTATTCTTAGTCTTCTATGCCACTATCATTCTTGGAAATCTGCTTATCATCATTACTATAAAGACAAGTGAACAGCTGAACTctcccatgtacttcttcctgagCTACTTGTCATTTATAGACATCAGTTACTCTACTGTCACATCTCCCAAACTCATTTATGACCTTCTGGTTGAGAAGACGACCATCTCTTTTGTGGGCTGCATAGCTCAACTCTTTGCGGGCCATTTCTTTGGGTGCACTGAGATCTTCCTTCTCACAGTGATGGCCTATGATCGTTGCATTGCTATATACAAGCTGCTTCATTACACAAATATTGCGAACAAGCATGTCTGTGGCTGGCTGGTGGCAGCTTCATGGGTAGGAGGCTTTGTACACTCAGTGGTGCAGACCCTGCTGACCCTTCAGCTACCGTTTTGTGGGCCCAATGAGATTGACCACTATTTTTGTGATGTTCACCCTTTACTGAAGCTGGCTTGCACTGACACCTACATCATTGGTGTCACTGTGGCTGCCAATAGCGGTGTGATTTCCCCGAgctgttttgttgttcttgttgtgtCCTATGCTGTTATCTTGGTTTCTTTGAGGACACGCTCTTCCGAAGGGTGTCTCAAAGCACTCTATACATGTGCTTCCCACATCACTGTTGTAGTTCTGTTCTTTGGGCTCTGCATTTTCATCTATATGCGCCCTTCCACCACCTTCTCAGTAGACAAGATGGTCTCTGTGTTCTACACCATCATCACACCTATGCTCAATCCCTTGATCTATACCCTCCGAAATGAAGAGGTGAAAAACGTCATGAAAAAGTTGTGGAGCAGGAAAGTGAAGAGGAGTGAGAAATGA
- the LOC142088435 gene encoding olfactory receptor 4S2-like: MENASSVKEFILLGLSENQGVQKIYFVMFLFFYMIIVAGNLLIIITVTSSQRLNSPMYFFLCYLSFVDTCYSSVTAPKMIADFLVEHKTISFVGCIAQLFGVHFFGCTEIFILTVMAYDRCIAICRPLHYTTLMTRRVCSWMVIGSWIGGFVHSIVQTLLTTQLPFCGPNKIDHYFCDVHPLLQLACTDTYAVGIIVVANSGMITLICFVILVTSYVVILIFLKSQTSEGRYKALSTCGSHITVVILFFGPCTFIYIRPSSNLSEDKSVAVFYTVITPMLNPLIYTLRNEEVKSAMRKLWRRKVGSENGKV, translated from the coding sequence ATGGAGAATGCAAGCAGTGTGAAGGAATTCATTCTTCTGGGCCTCTCAGAGAATCAAGGGgtgcagaaaatatattttgtgatGTTTCTGTTCTTCTATATGATTATTGTGGCAGGAAATCTGCTCATTATAATCACTGTAACTAGCAGTCAACGTCTGAACTCccccatgtatttcttcctctgCTACCTGTCTTTTGTAGATACCTGTTACTCTTCTGTCACAGCTCCCAAAATGATTGCCGACTTTCTTGTTGAACATAAAACCATCTCCTTTGTGGGTTGCATAGCACAGCTGTTTGGGGTGCATTTCTTTGGCTGCACAGAGATCTTCATCCTCACAGTGATGGCCTATGATCGCTGCATTGCCATCTGCAGACCTCTCCACTACACCACCCTCATGACCAGGCGTGTGTGTAGCTGGATGGTGATCGGCTCGTGGATAGGAGGCTTTGTGCACTCCATAGTGCAGACTCTTCTAACTACTCAGCTCCCCTTTTGTGGCCCTAACAAAATTGACCACTACTTCTGTGATGTCCACCCCCTACTACAACTGGCCTGTACCGACACCTACGCTGTGGGCATCATTGTCGTTGCCAACAGCGGAATGATAACTCTGATCTGTTTCGTCATCCTGGTCACGTCCTACGTTGTCATCCTGATTTTCTTGAAAAGTCAAACATCTGAAGGGCGTTACAAGGCCCTCTCCACCTGTGGGTCCCACATCACTGTGGTGATTCTGTTCTTCGGGCCATGCACGTTCATCTACATACGTCCGTCCAGCAATCTGTCGGAGGACAAGAGCGTGGCAGTGTTTTACACTGTCATCACACCCATGCTGAACCCACTCATCTACACACTAAGAAATGAGGAGGTGAAGAGTGCCATGAGAAAACTGTGGAGAAGGAAAGTGGGAAGTGAAAACGGAAAGGTGTAG